A genomic region of Trifolium pratense cultivar HEN17-A07 linkage group LG3, ARS_RC_1.1, whole genome shotgun sequence contains the following coding sequences:
- the LOC123918295 gene encoding HMG-Y-related protein A-like codes for MASAGIINKPFSIPPYPEMILKAIEELNEENGSNKSSISKYIEATYGGLPQGHKALLNLHLARMRDSGELVFWKNNYTKRDPNAPPRRGRGRPPKPKESFSLGVIYSPPKPRGRPPNDPPKSPKVNASIGSGRPRGRPRKMSQPTRGFGGALTSAVGTGGSGRPRGRPPKMKSTPLTEISA; via the exons ATGGCTTCTGCAGGGATTATTAACAAACCTTTTTCAATTCCTCCATACCCTGAG ATGATTTTGAAGGCAATAGAAGAATTAAACGAAGAAAATGGTTCAAACAAATCCTCAATATCCAAGTACATAGAAGCCACATACGGTGGCTTGCCTCAAGGACATAAGGCACTGCTCAACTTGCACCTTGCAAGAATGAGGGACAGTGGTGAGCTTGTATTTTGGAAAAACAACTACACAAAGCGTGACCCAAATGCTCCACCGAGAAGGGGCCGCGGAAGGCCACCAAAGCCCAAAGAATCTTTTTCTTTAGGTGTCATCTACTCACCGCCCAAGCCTAGAGGTCGTCCGCCAAATGATCCACCAAAGTCCCCAAAAGTTAACGCCTCAATTGGGAGCGGGAGGCCTAGAGGTCGGCCAAGGAAGATGTCTCAGCCGACTAGAGGATTTGGCGGAGCATTGACTTCGGCTGTAGGGACTGGCGGTAGTGGGAGGCCTAGGGGTAGGCCTCCAAAGATGAAGTCCACACCATTGACTGAAATTAGTGCTTAA
- the LOC123918297 gene encoding THO complex subunit 4D translates to MASSLDISLDDRIKNNKSIRGRGGGRGRGKALSGRGSGTVGGGRRTGAVNGRRVTGNGGRTTGAVRRGPLMVNTRPSSYAIAKSIRRTKAFPWQSDLFEDSLRAAGIQGVELDTKLYVSNLDRGVTNEDIRELFSELGELKRYAVHYDKNGNPTGSAEVVYNRRSDAFAALKRYNNVLLDGKPMKIEIVGTNSELPVTARVNVSAMNGQRKRTVVMTPRGGRGGGAAVLNRGAGWGRRGGSRGGSGNVRGRGRGRPGRGGGRGRGRKDGVEKSAEQLDKELETYHAEAMNIS, encoded by the exons ATGGCTTCTTCATTGGATATTTCACTTGATGATAGAATTAAGAACAACAAGAGTATCCGAGGCAGAGGAGGAGGTAGAGGACGTGGCAAAGCCCTTTCTGGCCGTGGAAGTGGGACTGTAGGTGGTGGAAGAAGGACTGGTGCTGTTAATGGGAGAAGAGTGACTGGTAATGGTGGAAGAACAACTGGTGCTGTTCGTAGAGGCCCACTTATGGTCAACACTCGCCCATCATCTTATGCTATTGCCAAG TCTATTCGCAGAACCAAGGCTTTTCCATGGCAGAGCGATTTGTTTGAGGATAGCCTTAGAGCTGCAGGAATACAAGGAGTAGAACTTGACACAAAGTTGTATGTTTCAAACTTAGACCGAGGAGTTACCAATGAAGACATACGG GAACTTTTCTCCGAGCTTGGGGAGTTGAAGCGCTATGCTGTTCATTATGATAAGAATGGAAACCCAACC GGTTCGGCTGAAGTTGTCTATAATAGAAGAAGTGATGCATTTGCTGCTCTCAAACGGTATAACAATGTGCTTTTGGATGGAAAGCCCATGAAGAttgagattgttggaacaaattCTGAATTGCCTGTAACTGCACGGGTTAATGTCTCTGCGATGAATGGACAGAGAAAGAGGACAGTTGTAATGAC GCCTAGAGGCGGAAGAGGTGGAGGTGCTGCTGTGCTAAATCGTGGTGCTGG CTGGGGACGCCGTGGTGGCTCAAGGGGTGGTAGTGGTAACGTGCGTGGCAGAGGCCGAGGCCGCCCTGGCAGGGGTGGAGGTCGTGGTCGTGGAAGAAAGGATGGAGTTGAGAAGTCAGCTGAGCAACTTGACAAGGAACTAGAGACCTATCATGCAGAGGCTATGAACATCTCATGA